CAGCTGGGTATGAAACTCAATGTTTCGAAAAACGTGGAAGAAGGAGTACTCTCGAGCCGGTGGACACGTGTCCGTTTCAAGAAGGATAGCCGGTTGATGCTGCTCAACAACTATAAGGTCTACCTGGGATATGCGGTGGCCTATCATCGCGGCAGACTATACTTGTCTGCCCACGATTTCGACAAAGCCCTCAAGCCTTTGCTGACCCCACAAGTCTTTACGAGCGTACCTAGGTTAAAAACGATTGTCATCGATCCGGGGCATGGCGGTAAAAACCCGGGTGCGATCAATAAGAACCTGGGTATGATCGAAAAGGAACTGACTCTTGACCTGGCACAGCGCTTGAAGTCGGTTCTCGAATCCCGTGGTTACAGGGTTTTTCTTACGCGAAATAAGGACCAGACAGTCGAGAATGGGAACAGGCCCATGATCGCCAATCGCTACAAAGCAGATCTATTTGTTTGTCTGCATTTTAATTCCGTAGGCTCACGCTCGGTAAAAGGAATCGAGACCTATACCTTTACGCCACAAAATCAGCCCTCGACGGCTCGCAGTCGTTTGGTGGATGAAGATCGCAAAGCATTTCCCACCAATCGTTATGACCCGTGGAGTACGCTTTCTTCATTTTATGTTCAGCGGCAGCTCATCAAAACCATGGGGGGAGTAGATCGAGGGATCAAAAAGGCACGCTTTTCGATGATGCTCGATTTGCAGTGTCCGGGATTTCTAGTTGAAGGCGGTTTCTTCAGTCATTACGAAGAAGCCAGGAAAATTAAAACCATTAATCACCGGATTCGTTTAGCAGAAGCTATTGCGGACGGAATCGGGACCTACCATAAGACGCTTCAACTAATCTCGAACCCGGACGCTTAATCATGAGTTTACTAGCCTTATTCTGGATCGGTTTAGGCGGTGCACTTGGTTCTATAATGCGCGCGGTTTTGTCTTATAGCATCACCTCCGATTTTCCATGGGCTACTTTTGTTGCCAACGCGGCAGGCTGTCTCCTCATCGGCATTGTGATCGGTCATGAATCTGCGACGGTTGATTGGGCTCACCATACTCGTGGATTTGTAGTCATTGGGTTTTGTGGAGGCTTCACTACGTTTTCTACTTTTGGACTTCAGACGATTACGCAGCTGGAGTCAGGAAACCTGGCGGGAGCCTTTATCAATATTCTCCTTTCAATCGTCGTGTGCCTATTAGCCGTATGGGTTGGAATTAGGGCCGCAAAATTAGTATTTCAAGGGGGATGAAGAAACTGGCATGGGTTCTGGTGGCCTTTTGGCTGGCTGGTTCTTTAGAGGGGGCGATCAATCCCTCCAATGTCATCATTTTAGTAAACGAGTCGGATGACGAATCGATAGACTTGGGCTATTATTATGCGCTGAAGAGAGAAGTCCCTATCGAAAACATTATTCATCTGCCACTGCCTGCTGAAGAAAATATCAGTTGGGATGATTATTTAACCCGCTTGTATAATCCAATGATCTCCTGGTTAATTGAGGTGGGCTGGTTCGAGGGTTTTACCTCTGATAGAAAAGATGAACTGGGCAGAAATGTAACGATTGTTAATAGCCACAGTGTAGATGCATTGGTGATCTGCAAAGGGGTGCCTCTAAAGATTGATTTCGATCCGACCAAAATGCCTCCTGAAGACACTTATTCGGAGGATCGAAAACCTTTCTACACAAATCGAGCCTCTGTAGATTCCGAGTTGGCGTTGCTCTCACTACCCAAAGCCAATATCGATGCTTTTTACCCCAACCCCATGTTTCGACGAACGGAGTCTCGCAATCTTTTCGATGTAAACCCCCTGGTTGTTGGACGCCTCGATGGGCCTAACTACGAATTAGCCAGATCTTTGGTCGACCGTGCTCTCAAGGCAGAATCAGAAGGGATTGCTGGACGAGCGTATTTAGATCTCACTGGGCCTCATAAGATGGGGAACGATTGGTTTGAGAAGTTGGTAGCTTCGCTGGAGAAAAATGGCTTTGATGTGGAAAGCCATCGCGAGAATGGACGCTTCAACCGCATAGATCGTTTTGATGAGCCTCTACTTTACTTTGGTTGGTACTCCGGAAGTGTGGATGGCCCTTTCACTAACTACCAATTCTCCTTCCCGAACGGAGCAATCGCATTACACATCCATAGTTATTCCGCTGCCTCGTTGCGTGATGGACGGAAAGGCTGGGTGGCTCCATTGATCACTCGAGGAGTAACGGGTACGTTTGGGAATACCTCCGAACCGTATCTATATTTTTCACACCATCCTCACTTGATCATGGAAGCGTTGTTCAAGGGACTATCCTTAGGACAAGCCTCACTATACTCCCATCCTGGACTCAGTTGGGTAAGTTTATATGTGGGTGATCCGCTTTATCAGCCTCCGATTGAATTAACGATATCGTCGTCCAAGAACGAGTACGATGTTATTCGGATGAGTCAGATTGCCCAAATTGCGGGAAATGCCACCGCATACAAAGCAGTGGTATCTGAACATGAGCGTACCCACCACTTTTCAACAGGATTGTGGCTATGTGATCACTTTCTTGAACAAGGGAATGAGGAGAAAGCCTATCAGTCCCTTGCTTCATCCATGCATCCCCCAGCTGATGCTCCTTCACAGTGGGGTGTTCTAGTTTCCATGGCCGAGGCCTATCTTCGGTTGGGTAAGGATGAAGAAGCGATTTCGATCCTCGAAGAACTACTCAGCCATATGAAGGTATCTTCCGAGGCACAGAAGCTTCTCCTCAATCGCGCTTTGGAATTTGCAAGTGAGTATGAGCTTCCAGACCAGGCAGCCTTGTGGCGATCTCAGCTGGAAGCACTAATGCCTTCAGAAAAAAAATAAGAACTTAGAACTAGACGTTTTCTACAATTGCGTCAGCCAGGCCATACTCGATGGCTTCCTGCGCATTCATGTAGAAATCGCGATCCGTGTCTTCGGTGATCTTCTCCAAGCTTTGGCCAGATGCCTCAGCGAGAATTTTGTTCAACTCCTCACGGGTGCGCTCCATTTCCTGGGCTTGGATATTGATATCTACTGCTGGACCCTGGAAGCGACCTTGGATCAAGGGTTGGTGGATCAATACCCGCGCATGTGGGTAAAGCAGACGTTTACCCTTAGGAGCACCGCTCAAAAGAATTGAACCCATACTTGCCGCCAATGCTGTTACCACGACGGTAATGGGTGAAGTAATGAGCTTCATGGTGTCATAGATCGCCATGCCAGCTGTGATGCTTCCACCCGGTGTATTAATATAGAAAGTGATTTCCTTTCCTGGATCGCTCCATTCGAGGTAAAGCAGCTTTTCTGTGACTTCCCGTGCGGACTTCTCATTCACGTCCGTCCAGAGGAAGACTTTGCGTTCTTCTAAAAATTTCTTCTGTACCGCTTCAGATAGTGGAGCTGGGTTTTTTGAATCCTGTTCTTCAGACATAGGTAGGAATGAAAACCGCTATTTGCGAAACTTCCAGTGGAATCTCCAGTTTTATTTCATGCACCTATTTCTATAAAATGACGATGGACTCGACTATTGCCGACTCAATCGAGGTAAATATGGCTAAGAATCACGCTGGCACCGGAGGAGGTACCTTGTTTTTCGCCTTTTTTCGCATCTTTGCGATATTAAACATGTTGAAGAAGTGCATGGCTCCAAGAACCAGTAGAACGACTCCCACTTTTGTAGCTACGTATTCTATGCCGTCCACCGTGCCTGTGGGTTTTGCCCCGAACCGCAGGAAAAGGCTCACAAATCCAAAGTTGATCAAATAAAACCCTACCAAGAGCAGATGATTCACTGAATCGGCCATTTGTTCGTTTCCTTTGAAAGATTCAACTATGAAGACCCTCCCATTGGTGTGCAGCGTTTTACCAACCCAGTAGGTGAGGCCCACGCTAATAAGAATATACAGAATGTAGGTTATTATGGCTGTTGTATTCATTTTGATTTCCTTTTTCTTATGGATTACAGCTATTTCTGTATAAACAGAAATAGCTGTAATAAGAAAGTCAATCGACAGACGCGGTTTTCAAATATGTGATTCTCTTAGACCAGGCCGAGGACCATCTTACCCTCTTCGGAAATCATATCCTGATTCCAGGGCGGGTCCCACACGATATCAACAGTGGCTTCAGAGACACCAGGCAGAGACATAATCTTGCTGCGTGCATCATCTGCAATGACCGGTCCCATCCCGCAGCCAGGTGCGGTGAGGGTCATTTTCACATCTACCATATGTGTGCCATCGGCCTGTTCATCTGAATCACAGGAATAAACGAGGCCAAGATCTACAATGTTCACCGGGATTTCCGGATCAAAGACCGTTTTCAATTGTTCCCAGATGGAATCTTCTTCCAGAGGTCCTGCTTCGGCTGCTTCCTTTATCTTTTCCTGTGCTTCTTCGGGAACTTCCAATCCTAGCGAATCTGCATCGGCTCCGGCAATTCGACTCATGCCAAACTGAGAAACTACCGTAAAGGTGCCTCCCAGTTGCTGCGTGATGGTCACTGACGTTCCTGATGGAAGCGTCAGTAAGTTACCCTCTGGAATAACTCGGGCTTCGACGTCGCGATTGAGTACGATTTGTTCTGGCATGGTGAATCAAGCAGTTACAAACTTTTGGTGAACCAATTCGCGATGGTAATTGGCCAGCTCTTCATTGGTTATCTTTTCTAAGATTTCTTCAAAAAATCCGAATACCAGGAGCTTTTGGGCAGTAGGCTTATCGATGCCGCGTGCTAGCAGATAGAAGAGTTCATTCTCGTCGATTTGGCCAGTGGTGGCTCCATGGCTGCACTTCACATCGTTGGCCAAGATTTCCAAACCTGGAAGCGAGTTGGCTTCTGCAGTTGGGCTTAGCAGCAAGTTGCGATTGGTTTGATAAGCATCCGTTAACTGGGCTTCTTCGGCCACTTTGATGAGTCCTGAGAAAATGGTTTTCGAAGTATCCTGCAGTGCGTTTTTGAAAAGCAGATTCGAACGGGAGTTGGGTGCGTTGTGCGATTGGAGGGTTCGTTGATCGATCTCCTGCTCTTGGTGTGCTACCGTCAGTGAAAGGATTTCGGCGTTGCTTCCCGCTCCTTCGATTACAGTGTGCCCTTCATTCCGTGCATGTTTACTTCCCAGATTCAGCCCATAGGCAGTGATGTTGGAATCGCGTTCCGCCACCGTGGTAAGCCGGTTGAAAGAAAGAGATGCTTCATCCCAATTTTGCACGTAGTGATATTCCACATTGGCTCCTGGACCGGCGTAAAGGGTGCTTACACCGCAGGCCAGCTGTGCAGATTCCTTATCACTGGATCCGTAGATATCAACGAAAGTGACCTTACTGTTGTCCTTAGCGATCACGAGTGTGTGTGGGAATACCGCTGATTCTCCGCCATGGGCCCAATGGTAGCTGACTAATGGGAGCTCGATTTCCACGTTGGCTGGCACAAACAGAAGGGTTCCATTTCGGTTTAACGCAGTGTGAAGCGCGGCAAACTTTTCGGATCCCAAGGCTGATTCCTGAGCCATGAAAAATTCTTCCAGAATCTCAGGGTGTTTGGAAAACGCCCGTTCCAGCGGTTCAAAAATTACACCTTTGGCGCTGAGTTCCTCCGATAACGCTTCCTCCGCTACCAGGTCATCGTTTCCGAAAATCAATTTACCTGAAGTTTCCTTTACGTTCTGTGAGTTCTCAATGAGCGATTGCCACTCTTCTTCGCTCAAGCTCGGTGCCAGGCGAAAGCCTTCAACGCCGAGTCCTTTCACATTGGCAAAACGCCATGTCTCCATTTTTCGATTGGGAGCAGGCAAGGCCAGGTAATCGGCCCAGCTATTTTGCTTTTGCTTAACCAGCCACTGGGGCAGTTCAGAATGGCGATTCAGGAAATGGTCAAATACCGCTTCTGATAAAAATTCAGAGTCACTTTGTGCTGTGATCATGGATTGCATCGTCTCTATGTTTCAATGGGGTGGTTACCCGACGGATCCTTCCATCTCCATATCGATAAGCCGCTTGAGTTCGACGCTATACTCCATGGGGAATTGTTTCACCAAGTCGTTGACGAATCCATTGACCGCTAAACTCATAGCTTCACCTTCGTTCAGGCCACGTTGCATGAGATAAAAAATCTGCTCCGCATTCACTTTCGAGACACTGGCTTCGTGTTGAACGGAGTTGTCGTCGCCTCGCACAGTAATCGCAGGATAGGTATCCGTTCGGCTGTTGGTGTTGATCAGGAGCGCATCACATTCCGTATTGTTGCGGCAGCCTTTGAGGTGCTTGGGAATGTGAACCTGCCCACGATAGGTAGATTGTCCTTCTCCAATCGAAATACTTTTGGCGATAATGTTACTGGTGGTATCATCAGCCATATGGATCATTTTGGCTCCCGTGTCCTGGTGCTGACCGTCGCCAGCTAAAGCGATTGATAGCACCTCGCCCCGTGCACCTCGGCCTTTAAGGATCACTCCAGGGTACTTCATGGTCAGGCGTGAACCGATATTACAATCGATCCATTTGATCTCGGCATCTTCTTCAGCCAGACCGCGCTTGGTTACCAAGTTGAAAACATTAGCACTCCAGTTTTGTACCGTGATGTATTGGATCTTCGCACCTTTGAGAGCTACGAGTTCCACAACCGCAGAGTGTAGGGTGGTGGTTTCAAACTTGGGGGCCGTACAGCCTTCCATGTAAGTCACTTCAGCACCTTCGTCGGCAATAATCAGTGTGCGCTCGAACTGGCCAAAGTTTTCGGCGTTGATGCGGAAGTATGCCTGCAGAGGTTGCTTTACCTTAACACCTGGTGGCACGTAGATGAAACTACCTCCTGAGAACACCGCACTGTTTAGCGCACTGAATTTATTGTCTCCGGTGGGGATCACTTTTCCGAAGAATTTCCGGAAAATCTCTGGGTGCTCCTTCAGTCCTTCTGTGGATCCGACAAAGATTACACCTTCTTTCGCGAGGTCATCCTTCATCCGTGAATAGGCGGCTTCACTGTCGAACTGAGCTTCAACACCCGCGAGAAATGCGCGTTCTTGCTCAGGAATTCCGAGGCGTTCGAAGGTTTCTTTTACATCGTCGGGCACATCGTCCCAAGTGCGACTCGGTTGCTGTCCTTTTGAAAGGTAGTAACGGAATTTGTCGAAGTCGATGTTCTCGAGGTCTTTGGTCGCCCAGTGAGTTGGCAGCGGCTTTGATTTAAAAGCTTCCAATGCCCTCAGCCGGAATGCGCGAACCCAATCGTCTTCCCCTTTGACGTCGGTAATGTAGTTCACGGTATCCTCCGTCAGGCCGATGCCCGCGTCGTAATCGTATTTGGTATCGTAGCTGAAATTGCCTTTTTCTCTATCGATATCGATGGCTGCTTCTGTGCTCATGGTAAAATATCTTAATTGGGTGTTATACGCCTGCTGCGATTTCTTCTTTGATCCAGTCGTAACCGCGTTCCTCCACTTCGAGTGCGAGTGATT
This genomic stretch from Opitutia bacterium ISCC 52 harbors:
- a CDS encoding N-acetylmuramoyl-L-alanine amidase → MNAANRKSCGLTAFISVACFFVWLAPTTFADPPPTRADVTLVGTAYIDLGKIAGQLGMKLNVSKNVEEGVLSSRWTRVRFKKDSRLMLLNNYKVYLGYAVAYHRGRLYLSAHDFDKALKPLLTPQVFTSVPRLKTIVIDPGHGGKNPGAINKNLGMIEKELTLDLAQRLKSVLESRGYRVFLTRNKDQTVENGNRPMIANRYKADLFVCLHFNSVGSRSVKGIETYTFTPQNQPSTARSRLVDEDRKAFPTNRYDPWSTLSSFYVQRQLIKTMGGVDRGIKKARFSMMLDLQCPGFLVEGGFFSHYEEARKIKTINHRIRLAEAIADGIGTYHKTLQLISNPDA
- the crcB gene encoding fluoride efflux transporter CrcB, with translation MSLLALFWIGLGGALGSIMRAVLSYSITSDFPWATFVANAAGCLLIGIVIGHESATVDWAHHTRGFVVIGFCGGFTTFSTFGLQTITQLESGNLAGAFINILLSIVVCLLAVWVGIRAAKLVFQGG
- a CDS encoding TIGR03790 family protein; protein product: MKKLAWVLVAFWLAGSLEGAINPSNVIILVNESDDESIDLGYYYALKREVPIENIIHLPLPAEENISWDDYLTRLYNPMISWLIEVGWFEGFTSDRKDELGRNVTIVNSHSVDALVICKGVPLKIDFDPTKMPPEDTYSEDRKPFYTNRASVDSELALLSLPKANIDAFYPNPMFRRTESRNLFDVNPLVVGRLDGPNYELARSLVDRALKAESEGIAGRAYLDLTGPHKMGNDWFEKLVASLEKNGFDVESHRENGRFNRIDRFDEPLLYFGWYSGSVDGPFTNYQFSFPNGAIALHIHSYSAASLRDGRKGWVAPLITRGVTGTFGNTSEPYLYFSHHPHLIMEALFKGLSLGQASLYSHPGLSWVSLYVGDPLYQPPIELTISSSKNEYDVIRMSQIAQIAGNATAYKAVVSEHERTHHFSTGLWLCDHFLEQGNEEKAYQSLASSMHPPADAPSQWGVLVSMAEAYLRLGKDEEAISILEELLSHMKVSSEAQKLLLNRALEFASEYELPDQAALWRSQLEALMPSEKK
- a CDS encoding ATP-dependent Clp protease proteolytic subunit, giving the protein MSEEQDSKNPAPLSEAVQKKFLEERKVFLWTDVNEKSAREVTEKLLYLEWSDPGKEITFYINTPGGSITAGMAIYDTMKLITSPITVVVTALAASMGSILLSGAPKGKRLLYPHARVLIHQPLIQGRFQGPAVDINIQAQEMERTREELNKILAEASGQSLEKITEDTDRDFYMNAQEAIEYGLADAIVENV
- the sufT gene encoding putative Fe-S cluster assembly protein SufT yields the protein MPEQIVLNRDVEARVIPEGNLLTLPSGTSVTITQQLGGTFTVVSQFGMSRIAGADADSLGLEVPEEAQEKIKEAAEAGPLEEDSIWEQLKTVFDPEIPVNIVDLGLVYSCDSDEQADGTHMVDVKMTLTAPGCGMGPVIADDARSKIMSLPGVSEATVDIVWDPPWNQDMISEEGKMVLGLV
- the sufD gene encoding Fe-S cluster assembly protein SufD, which encodes MITAQSDSEFLSEAVFDHFLNRHSELPQWLVKQKQNSWADYLALPAPNRKMETWRFANVKGLGVEGFRLAPSLSEEEWQSLIENSQNVKETSGKLIFGNDDLVAEEALSEELSAKGVIFEPLERAFSKHPEILEEFFMAQESALGSEKFAALHTALNRNGTLLFVPANVEIELPLVSYHWAHGGESAVFPHTLVIAKDNSKVTFVDIYGSSDKESAQLACGVSTLYAGPGANVEYHYVQNWDEASLSFNRLTTVAERDSNITAYGLNLGSKHARNEGHTVIEGAGSNAEILSLTVAHQEQEIDQRTLQSHNAPNSRSNLLFKNALQDTSKTIFSGLIKVAEEAQLTDAYQTNRNLLLSPTAEANSLPGLEILANDVKCSHGATTGQIDENELFYLLARGIDKPTAQKLLVFGFFEEILEKITNEELANYHRELVHQKFVTA
- the sufB gene encoding Fe-S cluster assembly protein SufB — its product is MSTEAAIDIDREKGNFSYDTKYDYDAGIGLTEDTVNYITDVKGEDDWVRAFRLRALEAFKSKPLPTHWATKDLENIDFDKFRYYLSKGQQPSRTWDDVPDDVKETFERLGIPEQERAFLAGVEAQFDSEAAYSRMKDDLAKEGVIFVGSTEGLKEHPEIFRKFFGKVIPTGDNKFSALNSAVFSGGSFIYVPPGVKVKQPLQAYFRINAENFGQFERTLIIADEGAEVTYMEGCTAPKFETTTLHSAVVELVALKGAKIQYITVQNWSANVFNLVTKRGLAEEDAEIKWIDCNIGSRLTMKYPGVILKGRGARGEVLSIALAGDGQHQDTGAKMIHMADDTTSNIIAKSISIGEGQSTYRGQVHIPKHLKGCRNNTECDALLINTNSRTDTYPAITVRGDDNSVQHEASVSKVNAEQIFYLMQRGLNEGEAMSLAVNGFVNDLVKQFPMEYSVELKRLIDMEMEGSVG